One Leptolyngbya sp. SIO1E4 genomic window, CATCCGTAAAGGTTCTGACCCGATTGCAGCCCAAAACCAGGGCGATCGTCGGCATTAGGAAAAGTAAAGCAATGCGTTGCATCAGTAAAAGTCCTCAAATTTAGGCTCGTCTGTGTCGCGAGGATGTTGCCGCTAATTTCAGGTAGGGTGTTGATGCACTGGTAAAGGCTACAGCCACTGTGAGGATTTTCCGCACAGTTATGGCAAAAGGCAGAAGCCTGTAGCTTGCTTCTGCTTAGCAGTCGGCAGGAAGGTTAGAGAAAAGCTGGGTGAGAGGACACTGAGGATAGAGGTGTGTGAGACGGATTGAATCGGATTGTGGATTAGGGAATAAAAGGCAACTGTTGCCCAATGACTTCTGAAATATGGCTGATCTGGTGTTTCTCCAGTTGCTGCACTACCCCTTCTAAGACTCGACGCACCATCTCTGGGCCGCCATAGATCCAGCCAGTGTAGACCTGCAGCAGTGTGGCACCAGCGTTTAGTTTTTCCCAGGCATCTTGGGCGGTAAAAATGCCGCCAACGCCGATAATGGTTAGCTGCCCCTGGCTCTGCTGATGCAGAAACCGAATCACTTCAGTGGCCCGATCGCGCAAAGGGGCACCACTCAGGCCACCGGATTCCTCAGTGACCCGATTGCCGGTTTTCAGAATGCGGTGGGTTTTGAGGCCTTCTCGACGAATCGTGGTATTGGTGGCGATGATGCCAGCCAGCTGATGGGTTTCTGCCAGCTGCAAGACTTCTGCGATCGCAGCGGAGTCTAGATCGGGCGCGATTTTAACCAGCAGCGGCTTGCACTGAGTATTGTGGGCTTGCAGCCCGGCCAAAATCGGGGCCAAATTTTCCCGTGCCTGGAGCGATCGCAACCCGGGGGTATTGGGTGACGACACATTCACCACAAAGTAATCGCCCAAATCTTTCAGAAGTTGAAAACTTTGGACATAGTCTTCAACTGCGGTTTCCAGAGGCGTTATTTTGGATTTGCCCAGGTTAATGCCAATGGGAATAGGCGGGGTGTCTGTTTGCCAGTTCTGTTGACATCGTCGGGCAAGTTGGGCCGCACCTTCGTTATTGAAGCCCATCCGATTAATCACTGCCTGATCGCGAGGCAACCGAAATAAACGCGGTTTCGGATTGCCTGGTTGGGCATGGAATGTAACGGTTCCGAGTTCTGCATAGCCAAACCCTAGCAGCGGCCAGGCCCGCGCTGCCAAGCCATCTTTATCAAAGCCCGCCGCCAAACCCATAGGATTCGGGAAGCTCTGATGCCACAGGGTTTGTCTCAGGCGATCATCTTGCACCTGGCAGCGATCGCGTAACCAACGATGCATCGAACCTTGCATCCACGGGGGCAAAGAGTGGGCATCTCCCGCTGGGGCAGCAAGGGTTTGTAAGAGTTGTAATGCCCGTTGATGCAGCCACTCTGGATCAAGCTTGACACCGTGAAACAGGAGTGGGCGCACGCCTTGTTGATACCAGTCAACCATGCCCCTTCCTTGCAACAATTGCTAAGTCTATTCAACTACTTTTTTCGCCTCAGAGAAAACAAGATGTCTCTGTAAGCCAGCGTGCTATCAGGGGACGCAGGGATTCCTTGAAGTCTTTTAACACCCTTTTGTCTGCGATTCTGATTTGCGCTCTAATAGGTGAACAGGCTCAACTTTTCATTTGCAGAGTGAAAATCTGTAAGATATAGGGGAAAACTGTCTACAGAGTCTGCTCATGGGCCGTTGAGCGCTGTTTCCAGATATCTGGCATCAGGGTTGCCTAACGCTACAGGAT contains:
- a CDS encoding quinone-dependent dihydroorotate dehydrogenase; translation: MVDWYQQGVRPLLFHGVKLDPEWLHQRALQLLQTLAAPAGDAHSLPPWMQGSMHRWLRDRCQVQDDRLRQTLWHQSFPNPMGLAAGFDKDGLAARAWPLLGFGYAELGTVTFHAQPGNPKPRLFRLPRDQAVINRMGFNNEGAAQLARRCQQNWQTDTPPIPIGINLGKSKITPLETAVEDYVQSFQLLKDLGDYFVVNVSSPNTPGLRSLQARENLAPILAGLQAHNTQCKPLLVKIAPDLDSAAIAEVLQLAETHQLAGIIATNTTIRREGLKTHRILKTGNRVTEESGGLSGAPLRDRATEVIRFLHQQSQGQLTIIGVGGIFTAQDAWEKLNAGATLLQVYTGWIYGGPEMVRRVLEGVVQQLEKHQISHISEVIGQQLPFIP